The DNA window GCCGCTGTCGACGTTCGCGACGAAGCTCGAGCTGGCCACGTTGCTGGAGGCCGCCGCGCCCAGCGCGCTGCTGCTGCAGACGTCGATGGGCAACCGCAGCTTCGCCGCTGACATCGCCTCGCTACAGGACGACGACGCCGCGGTGCCGGCACTGGTCGTCGCCCTCGGGCCGGAGGAGGACCGGCACGGCATCGAGGGCTGGGAGTCGTTCCTCGGCGACGCCGACGAGACCGACGACGGCGTGATCGGCGCAATGGTCGCGGTCACCGATCCCGGCGACACCGGACTGATCATGTTCAGCTCCGGTACGACGTCGACGCCGAAAGGCGTCGTGCACCACCACCAGGCGCCGACCCTTCAGTTCTGGATCCAGGCCGAGCTGTTCGGTCGCCACGAGCAGACCCGGATGTGGACTGCGCTGCCCATCTTCTGGACCGCCGGGATGAACACCGCAATGGGTGCGACGTTGGCCGCCGGCGGCACCTGGGTGATGCAGGAAGGGTTCGACGCCGGCATCGCGCTGGCACTGATGCAACGAGAGCGGGTGACCGAGGCCTACACCCTGCCGCACCAGGCGCGCAGCCTCGCCGAACACGGCGACTGGGCGAGCACCAACCTGTCCAGCCTGCGCAGCGTGTTCGGCAAGGCGGTGTTCGCGAAGCACCCGAGCGTGACCAACCCCGACCCGGACTGGCAGATGCCGGTCGGCTGGGGCATGTCGGAGACCTGCGCGTTCATCTGCGCCTACCCGTCGAGCAGCTCGCGCGAGCTGATGCGCTCGAGCCTCGGCGTACTGCTGCCGGGCAACCAGCTGCGCGTGGTCGACCCGGAGACCAACGAGCCGGTGCCCGCCGGCGAGGAGGGCGAGCTGCTCATCAAGGGCCCGACCCTGATGCAGCACTACCTCGGCAAGACCCCGCAGCAGTGCTTCGACGCCGACGGCTGGTTCCACACCGGCGACGTCGGCCACGTCGGCGAGGACGGCGGCGTCCACTGGAGCGGGCGGCGCGACGAGGTCATCAAGACCGCCGGGACGCTGGTGTCCCCCGCCGAGATCGAGGTGGCGCTGCGGGCGTACCCGCCCGTCAAGCTGGCCCGGGTGCTCGGTGTGCCCGACGAACGGCTGGGCCAGCTCGCGGTGCTGTGCGTCGAGCTGCGCGACGGGGCCACCGAGACGGCAGCGGACGTGCAAGGCTTCCTGCGCGAGCGGATCGCGGCGTACAAGGTGCCCAAGCGGGTGGAGTTCTTCGGCGCGGGCGAGATCCCGCTGACCGCAAGCAAGACCAAGGTTCGAGACGACGAGCTGCGCGCGCTGCTCGAAGCAAGGGAGAAGGCATGACCGATACGGACTCCACTGATGCAGGCGAGGGGTTGGACGTCTCCGACCTCGCCCGGCACATGGGCGTGCCGATCATGCCCGGCGAGCTCAAGGACCCGATCGCCCTGAACGACATCAGGCGCTGGGTGCAGGCGATGCACTACCCGAACCCGCTGCACTACGACGAGAAGTACGCCGCGGAGAGCCGGTTCGGGCGGATCGTCGCGCCCCAGTCCTTCACCGTGGCGACCGACACCAGCCACGGCTGCGCACCGGCGCAGGTCGGCCGGATCCCCGACTCGCACCTGGTCTTCGGCGGCGACGAATGGTGGTTCTTCGAGGCTCGCCTCGAGCCCGGCGACAAGGTGCTCTGCCACCGGATGCCCTATGACTACAAGGTGTCGGAGACCTCCTTCGCCGGCCCGACCTGCTTCCAGCGCGGCGACACCCTCTACATCACCGACAAGGGGGGCCGCGTCGCGCTGCAGCGCTCGACCGCGATCCGCTACAAGGTCCGTAAGGCGAAGGAGAAGGACCTCTACAACGCCGACTCCGAAGCCGGCGACGCCGAACCGGAGTGGACCGAGGAGAAGATCGCGGAGCTCGACGTCATCAAGGGCGAGTTCATCGACGCGGTGCAGGCACTCGGGCACGACAAGCGGCTGCTCGGCTCGGTGAAGGAAGGCGACACGTTGCCGCGCAACGTCCTCGGCCCGCACACCCTCGCCAGCTTCACCACCGAGTGGCGCGCCTACCCGATGACCACGTGGGGCGCGATGGCGAAAGGCCCGACGTCGGTCAAGGGCATCGACCTCGGCTACACGAAGGAGTTCGCCGGCAACGAAGGCGACCGCAACCTCGAACGCCGCGACCCCGAGCGCACCGACGGTGCGTACTACGGGCCGTCACGCGGTCACCTGCAGCCGCAGTGGGCGAAGAAGATCGGGATGGCACGCGGCTACGGGTACGGCGCGTCGATGGGCGCGTGGGTGCTCGACTACGTCGCGGCCTGGGCCGGCGAATGGGGTCACATCACCCACGCCGACGTGAAGTACCGCTCCCCCGCGCTGACCGGCGACGCCAGCTTCATCACCGGCACGGTCACCGGCGTACGCGAGGAGCGCCGTCGGGTGCATGTCGCCGACGTCGACGTACGCATCGTCAACCAGGACGACCAGGTCCAGGCAAAGGGCTCGGTCTCGGTCCAGCTCCCGCTCGAATAGAAGGAAGAACAGTGCCCATTCACTACGAGGTCGGTGCGCGCGACGGCGCCGAGCGCGTCGCACTCATCACGATCGACCGGCCCGAGGCGAAGAACGCCTGCGACCTCGAACACTTCCACGCGCTGGCTCAGGCGTGGAAGCGCTTCGGCGAGGACGACGCGGCGTGGGTCGCGATCATCACCGGCGTCGGCCGCAACTTCATGTCGGGGGCGGACCTCAAGACCTACATCCCCGAGGTCACCAAGCTTGCCAAGCGGATCCAGGCGGGCGAGACCGACAAGATCGGCGACTACTCGCTGTCCGACGGCACCGACGCGGTGCTGCGCGGCAGCAAGATCTACAAGCCGATCATCGCCGCCATCAACGGCCCGTGCGTCGCGGGCGGCATGGAGATGCTGCTGGGCACCGACATCCGCATCGCGACGGACAACGCGAGCTTCGGCGTGCTCGAACCGGCACGCGGCCTGTTCGCGGGTGGCGGCTCGACGGTGCGGCTGCCCCGCCAGCTGCCGTTCGCACTCGCGCAGGAGTTCCTGCTGTGCGCCGACCGCATCGACGCGAGGCGCGCGCATGAGATGGGGCTGATCAACGAGGTGGTCGCGGAGGACGACCTGCTCGACGCGGCGTTCCGCATGGCGGCGCGCATCACCAAGAACGCCCCGCTCGCGGTCCAGGCGACCAAGCGCAGCGTGATCGAAGGACTGAAGACGGACATGCGCGCGGCGTACAAGCTGGAGTCGGCCATCTCGCAAGAGGTCTTCGCCACCGAGGACGCCAAGGAGGGGCCACAGGCGTTCGCGGAGAAGCGCGAACCGAACTGGCAGGGTCGGTAGTGAAGGAGTCACTGAGCAGGTGAGCGGCGAGTTCCACCCCTCGGTCCACGCGGCCAACGCGCCGGACCGCCTCGCGGTCGTGATGCCGTCGACCGGCGAGAGCCGGACGTACGCCGAGATGGAGGCGAACTCCAACCGGATCGCCGCAATGCTGCGCTCGCGCGGGCTGGAGCACGGCGACGTGGTCGCGGTCGTCATGCCCAACGACGTGGCGTGGTTCGAGATCGTGTGGGGCGTCCAGCGCTGCGGGCTCTACCTGGTGCCGGTCAACTGGCACCTGACGCCGAAAGAGGCGGCCTACATCGTCGCCGACTGCGAGGCGAAGGCGCTGATCGCCTCTGCCGCCCTCGCCGACACCGTCGCCGCCTTGGGCGAGGCCGCCGACAACGTCTCGCTGCGCTTCTCGATCGGCGGCTCACTCCCGGGTTTCGAGTCACTCGAGGACGCGACTGCCGGGCAGCCGGAGGTCGCCTCGGCCGACGACGTCGAGGGCAGCTGGATGTTCTACTCCTCGGGGACGACCGGCGTACCGAAGGGGATCAAGCCGGCGTTGCCGACGATCGAGCTCGGGGCGATGAACCCGCTCGTCGGGCTGATCAGCGGGCTCTACGGGTTCACCCCGGAGTCGGTCTACCTCTCCCCCGCGCCGCTCTACCACGCGGCGCCGGCCGGTTGGACCACGACAGTCCACCGCATCGGCGGCACCGTCGTCGTGATGGATCGGTTCGATCCGCTGGACTGGATGCAACTGGTCGCCGACCACAAGGTCACCCACACCCAGATGGTCCCGACCTACCTCGTCCGGCTGCTCAAGCTGGCCGAGACGACCCGCGCCCGCTACGACCTGTCGAGCCTGCAGGTCGTGGTCCACGCCGCGGCGCCGTGTCCGCCGGAGGTCAAGCGCGCCGCGATCGACTGGCTCGGACCGATCGTCTACGAGTACTACGCGGCGAGTGAAGGCACCGGCTTCTGCGCGATCGGCCCGCAGGAGTGGCTCGATCATCCCGGCTCGGTCGGCAAGTCGCTGCTCGGCGCGGTGCACATCCTCGACGAGGACGGCAACGAGCTGCCGGTCGGCGAAGAGGGCGAGATCTGGTTCGAGGCGATCCACCGTTTCGCCTACCACGGTGATCCGGAGAAGACCGCGCGCGCGTTCAACGACAAGGGATGGAACTCGATCGGCGACATCGGGCGGCTCGACGAGGAGGGCTACCTGTATCTCACCGACCGGGTGTCGAACATGATCATCTCGGGCGGGGTCAACATCTATCCGCGGGAAGCCGAGGACGTGCTGATCCTGCACTACGCGGTGGAGGACGTCGCGGTGATCGGTACGCCGGATGAGGTGATGGGCGAGCAGGTCACCGCATTCGTCCAGCTCCGCGAGGGCGAGCCCGCT is part of the Mycobacteriales bacterium genome and encodes:
- a CDS encoding MaoC family dehydratase N-terminal domain-containing protein — its product is MTDTDSTDAGEGLDVSDLARHMGVPIMPGELKDPIALNDIRRWVQAMHYPNPLHYDEKYAAESRFGRIVAPQSFTVATDTSHGCAPAQVGRIPDSHLVFGGDEWWFFEARLEPGDKVLCHRMPYDYKVSETSFAGPTCFQRGDTLYITDKGGRVALQRSTAIRYKVRKAKEKDLYNADSEAGDAEPEWTEEKIAELDVIKGEFIDAVQALGHDKRLLGSVKEGDTLPRNVLGPHTLASFTTEWRAYPMTTWGAMAKGPTSVKGIDLGYTKEFAGNEGDRNLERRDPERTDGAYYGPSRGHLQPQWAKKIGMARGYGYGASMGAWVLDYVAAWAGEWGHITHADVKYRSPALTGDASFITGTVTGVREERRRVHVADVDVRIVNQDDQVQAKGSVSVQLPLE
- a CDS encoding enoyl-CoA hydratase-related protein is translated as MPIHYEVGARDGAERVALITIDRPEAKNACDLEHFHALAQAWKRFGEDDAAWVAIITGVGRNFMSGADLKTYIPEVTKLAKRIQAGETDKIGDYSLSDGTDAVLRGSKIYKPIIAAINGPCVAGGMEMLLGTDIRIATDNASFGVLEPARGLFAGGGSTVRLPRQLPFALAQEFLLCADRIDARRAHEMGLINEVVAEDDLLDAAFRMAARITKNAPLAVQATKRSVIEGLKTDMRAAYKLESAISQEVFATEDAKEGPQAFAEKREPNWQGR
- a CDS encoding acyl-CoA synthetase, with protein sequence MSGEFHPSVHAANAPDRLAVVMPSTGESRTYAEMEANSNRIAAMLRSRGLEHGDVVAVVMPNDVAWFEIVWGVQRCGLYLVPVNWHLTPKEAAYIVADCEAKALIASAALADTVAALGEAADNVSLRFSIGGSLPGFESLEDATAGQPEVASADDVEGSWMFYSSGTTGVPKGIKPALPTIELGAMNPLVGLISGLYGFTPESVYLSPAPLYHAAPAGWTTTVHRIGGTVVVMDRFDPLDWMQLVADHKVTHTQMVPTYLVRLLKLAETTRARYDLSSLQVVVHAAAPCPPEVKRAAIDWLGPIVYEYYAASEGTGFCAIGPQEWLDHPGSVGKSLLGAVHILDEDGNELPVGEEGEIWFEAIHRFAYHGDPEKTARAFNDKGWNSIGDIGRLDEEGYLYLTDRVSNMIISGGVNIYPREAEDVLILHYAVEDVAVIGTPDEVMGEQVTAFVQLREGEPASPQLAEELVEFCRERLSHFKCPREVRFVDSLPRLPNGKLLKRLLTSSK
- a CDS encoding class I adenylate-forming enzyme family protein, translating into MAHPLYEGPPFDPDAFIASGRPLTMGGFLLEIARRYAANEALVFDDPLRGGETIRWTYADLERQARDVARALIARGVNPGERVATLMANRPEAVAAYFGAALAGAVIVPLSTFATKLELATLLEAAAPSALLLQTSMGNRSFAADIASLQDDDAAVPALVVALGPEEDRHGIEGWESFLGDADETDDGVIGAMVAVTDPGDTGLIMFSSGTTSTPKGVVHHHQAPTLQFWIQAELFGRHEQTRMWTALPIFWTAGMNTAMGATLAAGGTWVMQEGFDAGIALALMQRERVTEAYTLPHQARSLAEHGDWASTNLSSLRSVFGKAVFAKHPSVTNPDPDWQMPVGWGMSETCAFICAYPSSSSRELMRSSLGVLLPGNQLRVVDPETNEPVPAGEEGELLIKGPTLMQHYLGKTPQQCFDADGWFHTGDVGHVGEDGGVHWSGRRDEVIKTAGTLVSPAEIEVALRAYPPVKLARVLGVPDERLGQLAVLCVELRDGATETAADVQGFLRERIAAYKVPKRVEFFGAGEIPLTASKTKVRDDELRALLEAREKA